A window of the Aquarana catesbeiana isolate 2022-GZ linkage group LG05, ASM4218655v1, whole genome shotgun sequence genome harbors these coding sequences:
- the INSIG1 gene encoding insulin-induced gene 1 protein, producing MPRLEEHCWSCSCARGRDKNDPKISIWLARRIGEAMSSLNSLITLAYSTLASSKGRSLIRRSVVLFTVGVFLALVLNLLQVQRHVTLFPEEVIATIFSSAWWVPPCCGTAAAVVGLLYPCIDSHLGEPHKFKREWASVMRCIAVFVGINHASAKLDFANNVQLSLTLAALSLGLWWTFDRSRSGLGLGITIAFLATLITQFLVYNGVYQYTSPDFLYIRSWLPCIFFSGGVTVGNIGRQLAMGPTEKAHAD from the exons ATGCCAAGACTCGAGGAGCACTGCTGGAGTTGCTCTTGCGCCAGAGGAAGAGACAAGAACGACCCAAAGATAAGCATTTGGCTTGCCCGCAGAATTGGAGAAGCCATGTCCTCCCTAAACTCCCTCATTACTTTGGCCTACAGCACCTTAGCCAGCAGCAAAGGCCGCAGCCTGATCCGGAGAAGTGTGGTCCTCTTTACTGTTGGCGTTTTTCTTGCCTTGGTGCTTAATCTTCTCCAGGTTCAAAGGCATGTGACGCTATTTCCTGAAGAGGTCATCGCGACAATATTTTCCTCCGCATGGTGGGTGCCTCCTTGCTGTGGCACTGCAGCTG ctgTTGTTGGCCTTCTCTATCCTTGCATCgacagccatcttggagaaccacaCAAGTTCAAGAGAGAATGGGCCAGCGTCATGAGATGTATAGCAGTTTTTGTCGGCATTAATCATGCTAGCGCA AAACTGGATTTTGCAAATAATGTTCAGCTGTCATTAACACTAGCAGCCTTGTCTCTGGGCCTTTGGTGGACCTTTGACCGCTCACGCAGTGGTCTTGGACTAGGAATCACAATAGCCTTTCTTGCAACACTCATAACACAGTTTCTTGTATACAACGGAGTGTACCA GTATACCTCCCCAGACTTTCTGTACATCCGTTCCTGGCTGCCTTGCATATTCTTCTCTGGAGGCGTGACTGTTGGAAATATAGGACGACAACTAGCAATG GGTCCCACAGAAAAAGCACATGCCGATTAG